One segment of Amycolatopsis alba DSM 44262 DNA contains the following:
- a CDS encoding bifunctional salicylyl-CoA 5-hydroxylase/oxidoreductase — MRIAVLGGGPAGLYFATLAKQLHPEHEITVWERNAPDDTFGFGVVFSDETLGGIEHADPVIHAAMRREFARWDDIDVHFRGTVHTSGGHGFAAMSRKRLLGILQERCAELGVDVRFRTEAPSAAEASAGYDLVVAADGVNSPTRDALADSFRPSLQARRCKYIWLGTDLVFDAFKFHVLETPHGIMQIHGYPYGDTASTFILELHEDVWQRAFGEIAATSLAPGESDEKSIEVIRELCADVLDGHQVFANNSKWTAFATVRCQSWRHENVVLLGDAAHTAHFSIGSGTKLAMEDALALAACLHEQSDLDSGLAAYEAERRPVVTSTQRAAQASLEWFENMGQYTHQDPAQFAFNILTRSRRVTYDNLRLRDPEFTAELDTWLASTVDGEVRPPMFQPFRIGNLDVANRVVVSPMDMYSAEDGVPTDFHLVHLGSKALGGAGLVMTEMVCVSGTGRITPGCGGLYTEEQEQAWARVTGFVHGNTPARIGVQLGHSGRKGSTKLMWDGIDQPLPEGNWEICGPSALPYAEANQTPRELTVPELAEIREQFAESARAAARAGFDLLELHCAHGYLLSSFLSPLTNRRTDDYGGSLENRLRFPLEVFDAVRAAWPPDRPMTVRISATDWHEGGVDADEAVEIARAFAEHGADGIDVSTGQVVSEEKPEYGRSYQTPYADRIRNEIGREYGIAVIAVGAISSYDDVNSLILAGRADLCALGRTHLYDPQWTLHAAAEQDYPMPWPKQFAAGRRKPQGGRTDGPKPRLELLRAGETGTAHARWRPGSDR, encoded by the coding sequence GTGCGTATCGCGGTGTTAGGCGGCGGCCCGGCGGGGCTCTACTTCGCCACGCTGGCGAAACAGCTCCATCCCGAACACGAGATCACCGTCTGGGAGCGCAACGCGCCCGACGACACCTTCGGGTTCGGGGTGGTGTTCTCCGACGAGACCCTCGGCGGCATCGAGCACGCCGATCCGGTGATCCACGCGGCCATGCGGCGCGAGTTCGCGCGCTGGGACGACATCGACGTCCACTTCCGCGGCACGGTGCACACCTCCGGCGGGCACGGGTTCGCCGCGATGAGCCGCAAACGGCTGCTCGGCATCCTCCAGGAACGCTGCGCGGAACTCGGCGTGGACGTGCGCTTCCGCACCGAGGCGCCGAGCGCGGCCGAGGCGAGCGCCGGGTACGACCTCGTCGTCGCGGCGGACGGCGTCAATTCGCCGACCCGCGACGCCCTGGCCGACAGCTTCCGGCCGAGCCTGCAGGCCCGCCGCTGCAAGTACATCTGGCTGGGCACGGATCTCGTCTTCGACGCCTTCAAGTTCCACGTGCTCGAAACCCCGCACGGGATCATGCAGATCCACGGCTACCCGTACGGCGACACCGCGAGCACGTTCATCCTCGAACTGCACGAGGACGTCTGGCAGCGCGCGTTCGGCGAGATCGCCGCGACCTCGCTCGCGCCGGGCGAGAGCGACGAGAAGTCGATCGAGGTGATCCGCGAACTGTGCGCGGACGTCCTCGACGGGCACCAGGTGTTCGCCAACAATTCGAAGTGGACCGCGTTCGCCACCGTGCGCTGTCAGAGCTGGCGGCACGAGAACGTCGTCCTGCTCGGCGACGCCGCGCACACCGCGCATTTCTCCATCGGCTCCGGCACGAAACTCGCCATGGAGGACGCGCTCGCGCTCGCCGCCTGCCTGCACGAACAGTCCGATCTGGACAGTGGGCTGGCGGCCTACGAGGCCGAACGCCGCCCCGTCGTCACCTCCACCCAGCGCGCCGCGCAGGCGAGCCTGGAATGGTTCGAGAACATGGGCCAGTACACCCATCAGGACCCGGCGCAGTTCGCGTTCAACATCCTCACCCGCAGCCGCCGCGTCACCTACGACAACCTCCGGCTGCGCGACCCCGAGTTCACCGCCGAGCTGGACACCTGGCTGGCGTCCACTGTGGATGGTGAAGTCCGGCCGCCGATGTTCCAGCCGTTCCGGATCGGGAACCTGGACGTGGCGAACCGCGTCGTCGTCTCGCCGATGGACATGTACTCGGCCGAGGACGGCGTCCCGACCGATTTCCACCTGGTGCATCTGGGAAGCAAGGCGCTCGGTGGCGCCGGGCTGGTGATGACGGAGATGGTCTGCGTCTCCGGGACCGGCCGGATCACGCCGGGCTGCGGCGGCCTGTACACCGAGGAACAGGAACAGGCCTGGGCGAGGGTCACCGGTTTCGTCCACGGCAACACCCCCGCGCGGATCGGTGTCCAGCTCGGCCATTCCGGGCGCAAGGGCTCGACGAAACTCATGTGGGACGGCATCGACCAGCCGCTGCCGGAAGGCAACTGGGAGATCTGCGGCCCGTCCGCGCTCCCGTACGCAGAGGCGAATCAGACCCCGCGCGAGCTGACCGTGCCCGAACTGGCCGAAATCCGTGAACAGTTCGCGGAATCCGCCCGCGCCGCCGCGCGCGCCGGGTTCGACCTGCTCGAACTCCACTGCGCGCACGGCTACCTGCTGTCGTCCTTCCTGTCCCCGCTGACCAACCGGCGCACCGACGACTACGGCGGTTCGCTGGAGAACAGGCTGCGTTTCCCGCTCGAAGTCTTCGACGCCGTCCGTGCGGCGTGGCCGCCGGACCGGCCGATGACGGTCCGCATCTCGGCGACCGACTGGCACGAAGGCGGGGTCGACGCCGACGAGGCCGTCGAGATCGCCCGCGCGTTCGCCGAGCACGGCGCGGACGGCATCGACGTCTCGACCGGCCAGGTCGTCAGCGAGGAGAAGCCCGAGTACGGCCGCAGCTACCAGACGCCTTACGCCGACCGGATCCGCAACGAGATCGGGCGTGAGTACGGGATCGCGGTGATCGCCGTCGGCGCGATCTCCTCTTACGACGACGTCAACTCGCTCATCCTGGCAGGCCGGGCGGATCTGTGCGCTCTCGGCAGAACCCATCTTTACGATCCACAGTGGACACTGCACGCGGCCGCCGAGCAGGACTACCCGATGCCCTGGCCGAAGCAGTTCGCGGCGGGCCGCCGGAAACCACAGGGCGGCCGCACCGACGGGCCGAAACCACGGCTGGAACTGCTACGCGCGGGGGAAACCGGCACCGCGCACGCCCGCTGGCGACCAGGGAGTGACCGATGA
- a CDS encoding RidA family protein, with the protein MLTRMERINPPELGRPSGFSHAVSASGRFVFLAGQTALDADNRIVGDGVVEQFERALSNLLAALRAAGGEPSDLCSVTIYIVDMDDYKAHAREIGAVWKRLAGREYPAMAGIGVSRLWDVEALVEVQGFAVV; encoded by the coding sequence ATGCTGACCCGCATGGAGCGCATCAACCCTCCCGAGCTCGGTCGTCCCTCCGGCTTCTCGCACGCCGTCTCGGCGAGCGGGCGATTCGTCTTCCTCGCCGGTCAGACGGCGCTGGACGCGGACAACCGCATCGTCGGCGACGGGGTGGTCGAGCAGTTCGAACGCGCGCTGTCCAATCTGCTCGCCGCGTTGCGCGCGGCGGGCGGGGAGCCGTCGGACCTGTGCAGCGTGACCATCTACATCGTCGACATGGACGACTACAAGGCCCACGCGCGCGAGATCGGCGCGGTGTGGAAGCGGCTGGCCGGTCGCGAGTACCCCGCGATGGCGGGGATCGGCGTCAGCCGGCTTTGGGACGTCGAAGCGCTGGTGGAGGTGCAGGGCTTCGCGGTCGTTTAG
- a CDS encoding PaaX family transcriptional regulator, with protein MTVVSETTEVDGAGRTAQPRQLIVTVYGLYSRGEGGWLSVRSLIDLLAGVDVEEPAVRSSISRLKRRGILSAVRRNGAAGYELSETALAILREGDERIFRRERATPGDGWLLAVFSVPEAERHKRHVLRTQLARLGFGTASSGVWIAPAHLRDATSDMLRRLELEGYADLFHAEHLAFGDVREKIRDWWDLDQLETLYTAFLDEHASALRRWQRRKTTDEAEAFADYVRVLTDWRRLPYLDPGLPAELLPPGWAGIRAADLFFTLHSRLGEAAAAHVSRTLP; from the coding sequence GTGACGGTCGTGTCGGAGACAACCGAAGTCGACGGCGCGGGGCGAACGGCGCAACCGCGCCAGTTGATCGTGACCGTGTACGGCCTCTATTCACGCGGTGAGGGCGGCTGGCTTTCGGTCCGTTCCCTGATCGACCTCCTGGCGGGCGTGGACGTCGAAGAACCCGCCGTCCGGTCGTCCATCTCCCGGCTGAAACGGCGCGGGATCCTTTCCGCGGTGCGCCGGAACGGGGCGGCTGGCTACGAACTTTCCGAAACCGCGCTGGCGATCCTGCGCGAAGGCGACGAGCGGATCTTCCGCCGCGAACGCGCGACCCCCGGCGACGGCTGGCTGCTCGCGGTGTTCTCCGTCCCGGAAGCCGAACGGCACAAGAGGCATGTCCTGCGCACCCAGCTCGCCAGGCTCGGTTTCGGGACCGCGTCGTCCGGCGTCTGGATCGCGCCCGCGCATCTGCGCGACGCGACCTCCGACATGCTGCGGCGGCTCGAACTGGAGGGCTACGCCGATCTCTTCCACGCCGAGCACCTCGCGTTCGGCGACGTGCGGGAGAAGATCCGCGACTGGTGGGACCTCGACCAGCTGGAAACGCTGTACACCGCGTTCCTCGACGAGCACGCGTCCGCGCTCCGGCGATGGCAGCGGCGCAAGACCACGGACGAGGCCGAGGCGTTCGCCGACTACGTCCGGGTGCTGACCGACTGGCGGCGGCTGCCCTATCTCGACCCCGGCCTGCCCGCCGAACTGCTGCCACCCGGCTGGGCCGGGATCCGGGCGGCGGACCTGTTCTTCACCCTGCACTCGCGGCTGGGCGAAGCCGCGGCCGCGCACGTCTCGCGCACGCTGCCCTAA
- a CDS encoding acyl-CoA dehydrogenase family protein, producing MTAFSLSPEQQAFAIEVRRLGAEKLRPLAESGTEGAVNRPLLKEMGALGLLSRLFPGVDGGSPSREAAAMDLCILRESLASQSTEAETALALQGLGTYPVLQSGQDSQVSKWVPAVAAGDAVAAFALTEPNAGSDAAALELSAEPDGDGWRLTGEKMWISNAPEADFYSVFARTTKEAGSRGVSAFVVPADRAGLSGEHLDLVSPHPIGTLVFDGVRVEREELLGEQDRGFGVAMRTLDLFRPSVGAFAVGMAQAALDAAVAHAQTRIAFGGPLLRQQTVAHTLAEMATRTEASRLLVHAAAAAYDAGERNLAGRAAMAKLFATETAQYVVDSAVQIHGARALRRGHLLEHLYREVRAPRIYEGASEVQRTIIARSLIS from the coding sequence ATGACCGCCTTCTCCTTGAGCCCGGAACAGCAGGCCTTCGCCATCGAGGTCCGCCGCCTGGGCGCCGAGAAACTCCGGCCACTGGCCGAATCCGGCACCGAAGGCGCGGTGAACCGGCCGCTGCTCAAGGAAATGGGCGCGCTCGGCCTGCTGTCCCGGCTGTTCCCCGGCGTCGACGGCGGCAGCCCGAGCCGGGAGGCCGCCGCGATGGATCTCTGCATCCTGCGGGAATCCCTCGCGAGCCAGAGCACCGAAGCCGAGACGGCGTTGGCGTTGCAGGGCCTGGGTACATACCCGGTCCTGCAATCCGGGCAGGATTCGCAGGTCTCGAAGTGGGTCCCCGCCGTGGCCGCGGGCGACGCCGTCGCCGCTTTCGCGCTCACCGAACCGAACGCGGGCTCGGACGCGGCGGCTTTGGAACTCTCCGCCGAACCCGATGGTGACGGCTGGCGCCTCACCGGCGAGAAGATGTGGATCTCCAACGCCCCCGAAGCCGACTTCTACAGCGTTTTCGCCCGCACCACAAAGGAAGCAGGCTCGCGCGGGGTCTCCGCGTTCGTCGTCCCCGCCGACCGCGCCGGTCTCTCGGGCGAGCATCTCGACCTGGTCAGCCCGCACCCCATCGGCACACTGGTGTTCGACGGCGTGCGGGTCGAGCGGGAAGAACTGCTCGGCGAGCAGGACCGCGGTTTCGGCGTCGCCATGCGGACGCTGGACCTGTTCCGGCCGAGTGTCGGCGCGTTCGCCGTCGGGATGGCGCAGGCCGCGCTCGACGCCGCCGTCGCCCACGCCCAGACCCGGATCGCGTTCGGCGGACCGTTGCTGCGGCAGCAGACCGTGGCACACACGCTCGCCGAAATGGCGACCCGCACCGAGGCGTCGCGCCTGCTCGTCCACGCCGCGGCCGCCGCCTACGACGCGGGCGAGCGGAACCTCGCCGGCCGAGCCGCGATGGCGAAACTGTTCGCCACCGAGACGGCCCAGTACGTCGTCGACTCGGCCGTGCAGATCCACGGCGCGCGGGCGCTGCGGCGCGGGCACCTGCTCGAACACCTCTACCGCGAGGTCCGGGCGCCGCGGATCTACGAAGGCGCGTCCGAGGTACAGCGGACGATCATCGCCCGTTCGCTGATTTCTTGA